From the Cataglyphis hispanica isolate Lineage 1 chromosome 24, ULB_Chis1_1.0, whole genome shotgun sequence genome, the window TCGCCTATAACGTTGATTGTCGTTCTAAAACGATCACTGAAAAACAATacatttcctttttattactcatgcataattcatatttctttaaaatttatcttcggtttaagaaagaaagagaaaaatattatttttatataaaaaaaaaaaataaataccatcatatataatatatacttacacAAACCAATCAATAGCgataattaatgtaacatCTTCGACAGGTACTCCTATAGAATTTAACACCATTATTAACATCATATAACCACCACTAGGTATTCCAGCAGCACCCACGCACGATACTGTACATGTAATactgaaaaggaaaaaagttttaaaattatatagtttgaaattttcaagtttgattcagagaatatttttccaacCATTACAATAGTTTAGTTgcgtcattatttttttaacacaaaccTGAtgactattattttaaataacgaaaATTGTAATCCAcgcaattgtataataaatattgctcCAACAGTTTCGTACAGGGCTATCCCATCCATATTTATTGCTGCTCCAATTGgtataagaaattttgtaattttataatttattcccaGATCTTCTAAACATCGTATTGTATATGGAACTGTGGCAgtgctttattatatatgtaataagaaaataaaatttttgcagaatttttttgtatattatcgacaatttcttttattttgtcttgTACCTTGACGATGTTCCAATAGCTGTTGCAAAGGACGGGCCAAGtttggatataattttataaggtGATTTGCGCGTGATGATCCAATGAAGGAAGGGCAGTATTACAAAACCTTGCAGTATCAGACCAATGAACACggttaaaatgtaaaatcctAAGTGACTTATCATATTACCAAAATCATCGATTTCCAGAATTCGACCAGCAATAAGAAATGATGCGCCTATCGGTGCTAtactaaacaaaaaattttatcgttatcAATGCGTGTAatctataatgtataatatactgtataattttttatttattacagaaatatttgttattaaaaagttagatAAATACGGATaattacagaataaaaaataagattaatttagaaaataaagtaaatattctaaatttatctttaatttaatagatataatataatgatgcgTACAATGTTATccatttcataattttcatcatAACGTCGGCAAGAGAACTGAAAAAATCTGATAAAGGCTTTCCCTTTGTACCTATATTTCCAATTGCCAGACCTAGTAATAGACTATGAAATACTAAACCCAAGACATTTGTTCCTGCCATATATTCGCTTGTTATGGACCATTCTTCTATTGATACTGCatggatacatatatatatatatatatatatatatatatatatatatatatatatatctttaattattatacaaaaatatatatatatatatatatatatatatatatatatatatatatatatatatatactattaaatgCTATGCTAGCTAGACGATTTAGCTGCAGatatagcaatattttaattatcattaattttaatatcatttatttcagatcatatctaaaaaattctttctaactatattttaaaaattaaaatttaattaaagaaacggcgattacaaatttataaaaaagaagataaaaagttgtaagaaaataaaaagatgaaaatattgaacGCATCATATAGTACCTATATTTGCATTAGTTGGTTTTTCCAGAATGGTTTGATACTGTAAAAaagacacaaatatatatatataactgcagcatttaaaaaaatgtgtatatacttttttaaaaattgtcagatcatatatatatatatatatatatatatatatatatatatatatatgtgcatatatggAAATCGTAAAGAAACATACCTGATACATACATGCAAGTACTATATTTTCAGGAAATAAATTActgtaataatatgaaaaaatcgcttgttattaaaacattatgtattttattttatttaaattatatattatactcttcctcgcaaaaatatatacaattaatttcagtgataaaaatgctataaaaaCGTGATAATGtagatattgtttaattatcaattatatttatttaattaccgaaataaatctaaaattgtgTCTATTGTCATAAAGGTTTTTGTAGACGTCGGCATAGTAATGTTCTCATTTCTCATTAAATCACCTGGCCGAATAGACTCAACAAGTAtaacacataaaattattccaattgTAGTAGTcgttagataataatataatgccaTCAATCCAATTGGTCCTacgcaattttaataaattctaagaagtcatattttatccattatctttttttgtacaattttttttctgaaatgctcataaatacatatacacacaaaaatgatacataaaaatataaattgtctctttaaaaatatacaagaaaaatttaaacaaatcattgcacattaaaaaaaaagaattgatcaATATGAATCTTACCAGATTTGCTGAGATTACAAGTAGCACTTATAATACTGGAGGTAACAAGcggtaatattaaataattcaccattctgagaaatatttctccaGGAAATTTGATATACATGATATCTCGATCAGACCACGATTTTGCGCTATAATGCTTAAGACTCATACCGCATATTGTCCCGGTAGTTACACCGATCATTGTCGATATTATCAGTTTATGTTTCGACAGGGAGAGCATCAAATTGTTCATTGTAGTTGATTTTATAAGCGCGCTGTATCAGTAATAACAATgactaattgtaaaaattaaattttacaattcaaaaaaaggacaatctataatataatgaattttttaaggatttaaaatgattagaaagtaaatataaaaaatattttttttttttgtaaaaaaaatacattctgCGGacatactattattatttgaatacataataatcatgtgtattttatacaaaataaattttataaaattaaaattaaagtatgtgAGCTAGTGATggaattgagaaattaaactgaataaattaattagatgcCAATGCGagttaaatgcaaaaaaagatcTGCTAGTATTTGAAAACATATTGaattgaaaacaaatatagCATGGTTTAAGATCTGGAAATGTGTAGTAGTATGCAAGTTATCGAGTTCTGATAATTAAAAACCactataattactattaaaaatattaatgtgatatGCATACATCAATACTTTTAAATGATACAGATTTTAAATACTGTTCAAATGTACAGTCTACTTAGGTTCACTTAATTAGACTAAAGAATGCTAAATGTTCCTGttacattgcaaataataCTTAGAAAAATGTCTTGCTTATTTGTATTTAGTGTTGGTTTCTAGTtagctatatttttaaaattgatttaaagagtcaaagattatataataataacagccattttaattacaatatacttacctcatatataaattcaaatatgtatCACACTTTTATTTATCCAACACTATACACTAAAGTGATATAACTCTGATGAAAGCTCGACTcacatcataaaaattatttgcggaAATCACTCAAGTTGGAGGCTTTAAGCTTTTAACTAGAGTACTGAACGATATCAAGAAACTCTATCTTAAAAGACtttatcaagatatattatCTAAGACAAGAGGCTGCTTCtttatcaatgttttattttaacaaatctaCTTGACAACTGGACAGATACTATCTTAATACTGGTTGTAATTTATCACCCTTCTTCATTGTCCTGTATTTTCCTAAATCAAAGACACATGTTCGAGCAAAAACCAGTATGTACtagttatatacattaatttagaataagaTAATaggataattaagaaatagcCTCAAGAGGTTGAAACAAATAATcgtttagataaaaatatcttgccATCATAATTATGTAgtagaaaaaattagacaattttattatcgcgatctatatgaaaatatatattattcatcattcaatttaataataagtttaataaatttttcttttaaaggtATAAGATAAAAGCATCTCTCGTGATGACATTATCACAAATTATCACACTATATCTTGATAGTTATTATGCAGAAAACCGGTTCTGATTATAgccgcgataaaaaataaatcgttcgTAATTGCGTTTAATATTTcctagtttttatttatttcgcacctattacagtataataaatatgttgcaCGAAACATTACAAgggatttatatttacacacgTTCCTCATTTTCAGGCCATAACTTTACGTATTTGTAATGAGTCCATATTATCATACTTtatcatctttaattttttaaatataatttacatatctaTACACATTGTCTTCGGTTTAAAGTTATCCATTAAAAGATCACATATGCATTCCGTTTGCATCCAGTCTTCTGAAGAATTTTTCATCGTTAAACTTTATCATCTAACCTGCATTACCGGCATTAACATCACGActaagatttctttttctctctttcttctcaaaattttaataatgattttataagtatatacaGCATATATCTCTCAAAGGCTGTTCAATTTCTCTCATAATAAACTttagcaaattaataaatttttatttccgatTGCTGCAAACCAAAGATTTACACAATAGAAGTAGTAGTTTGTTCTCTAAGCTCGATTAAGAGATTGGGCAGCATTTGTGATATATCCtgtataataagaatttcgacatacaaacatacatacatccaatatgaatgtatgtatatatgtatgtcatGTATTATATTAGTGAGATCAGTAAATAATTTCGTTAACATTATGTTTATACAAAGTCATGTTTCATGAGTTTACATATCTATGTCTATATACTTTCCctatgcaaattaatatttggttTTGTGTGCTACGCGATTTAGATATTCCACGCTATATCAGAATATTTATTCCaccttcctcttccttcttATTCGAGGTAATTTGATTTTGCTCAAATAAaccgagaaaaatttatttattgacttTCGCTTTTTATTCGCGACAGATCGCCATCCACGATGTTGGCTTCCGACTCTTCGCCGAGACAATCCGTAATGTACAGCctataaaacgaaaaaaatatattttattttattttatataactattctATATAGTTGTGTATTAATACTCattctgattttattattatatgaaatgtagcaacataaataattactcagaaatattcaaattctttttgtgCTATAATtgctctcttcttctcttattttaaaaaaataacaaaataaattctttactgTCTAAAATTCCAGAGTATATATCTGTcctataatgaataaataaagtgttaactttgacaaaatatttcttagatAACTTGAAAGTGTGCTATCAagacatttgtttttataaagtaatagcTCTTATAGCAaagtatttcttaaatattatacaaaaaataataaattgtacaaaaattgttaatagataaataaataacaataccTGTCCCTACAAGGGTGTTTCCTTGCGCGCTTCCGCCTTCCACTGGAATCCATTTACACGTGTCGTGATAGGCTTATTTCTATTCGTGGCATTCTCAATTCCATTTCTAACTCCCGCTACTAATCTCATGGCTGGATTGGACACCAAACCATTACGCTTTGGCTTTAAATTACCTGCACTGAAATGTAATATAGTAGCACTTTATAAAACGTTTacaaataacatatatgtatagatttttTCGTTTTGTCAAAGAGTTgacgtgaaaaattaaatgcaagttaaagagaaaaaaagtaacatttatatcaagattttagaaaagaaaatatctttcattatatatatcattaatatgtcTGTGTTTCTGATCAGctgtacatttaaaataatcaattaatacatagtatgatatatatgtctaACATTGTCGTATGTCCTCCTTGACTAtatattctatcttttttcacTCGGGAGGGTTGAAAAAGGAAGGAAAGCCTATCGCTCATGAAGCGGTGTGTCTTCCTTATACGACCATTGTGATTTCTGTAAAGTCTAAAGAAttgcattgaaaaaattaagatgatAAGtatgctttataaaattttaattggacAAGATGGAATTATGTACATGTGATTTTTAGAtgacatacacatataaaacataaaattaatgtacatgACATATCTCATTCTCTTGCATTGCTGAATTTCGTGAATATATACTTCAAACAAATTTGTGATCTCTAATAGGTGGTGCATTTTGAATGTGATAGATGAACGAAAAACACAATTGTGATGATATTGCTAattgtataatacaataaacaaTTAGGACTTTAGCGTAGAAAAATGCTCACGCTATATCAATTCCTTACCTTCCAGGTGTGTGATCGGAAATGTGCTTGACGCTTCTACCAACACCAGCGCCGCTATTTCCCAATATTATTCTCATATGAGTATCTCGTGTAAAATGCGTATCTGCTGAATTTCGTTTTTCTTCGTGTCCATTCTCCTTATCCTTCCCAATGCTCAAACCTAACATTTCATTCGTTAATTCAAACGGCTTACTAATGCTATTCCTGTCGATAATTTCAGTTTTGATCTTGATCGGCTCGTAAATCACTGGTATATGATTATATCCTCCCGACTGCGTCTTGTACGGCATATTTGGATTTGCAGCCATTAATGATACACCCAGCTGATTCTGTATCACGTTAGCGGCCGTTTGAGCACTGGGTGGACTCGTGTTTGTAGGTGAATAAGGAATAAGGCTATCGCTTAACGGAGAATGTGGTGGTGAAGCGTATATCGGACTTTGCGGTTCGCTCTTTAAAGGTGACAATAGTTTACTGAGTGGCCGACTTTTTGCTCCTCTTGAACATTGCTGTAGTTGTTGCGTAAAAGATAATGGcgtctaaaattataaaaattaaataaaaaattttcgataagcTAAGTAAAGTCGTGATATTTCACTGAAGCAAGGACATGTACGCaaatcacaaataaaatattatactaaaataatatataaaattttgtaaaagcttttaagtatatacgatatatttgaTGGTCAAATGACATGAAATCGCTTCTATTTGTACTTATCATGTACTTTAATTACCTGACAGTTAACCATCGaattttgattgaattttcCCTGATCGCTCTTAGTGCTGCCAGTTAAGTTACTGCTCGATTTGCTGTTGCTCGAATTGTTGCCTAGAGAAACGCAACTACGCCGCTTAGTGGAATCTGGTGATTCTGCTGGACTGTATTGCGTAGACAGAGGATTTAAGATTGCCGATGAAGGTTTGGTCTCAGCCGTCGAATTGGATGTTACAGAAGTAGCACTACTGCTACCTCCTGAAAATtaacagaatttattttcaacttttgttattataacattataaatcaataaaaagttattaagaaaaataaataatttctatttatatcaaaatataaaaaaaattctagaaaaacAACTTCAAAATTCTCATTATAGAATggaatagatatatttatctctttctcaaatttatttcctaaaattgattatataaattaataaagagaatatcaGAATTATATTACCTCCATTGATGCCGGGCCTCAAACTGCGTTGATTGGCAGAATGTTCTTCCAATAGCCTGACAACTGTATCGTGACCACTTTTAGCAGCTACTTTAATAGCGTTCCGTCCGCAGTGATCGGAATGATTCGGATCAGCTCCGTGATTTAAAAGTGCCCGGACGCAGTGCTCGTGTCCTTCCTGAGCGGCAATACCTACacaaattgcttttttatcaGCTAAAGTATTCCtgtctgataaaaaaaattcagtaaaagtttaataaaaaaacatttttaaatacagaatCGTTATTAGTTTTACTCGtacaattatagattattcatGGTTGACTATACCTAGAGCTGTTGCACCTTGATTGCAAGTATGATCAGGAGTGGCGCCATGTTCCAGGAGCAACCTGACAATCGCTGCGTGTCCTTGCCAAGCGGCCGAATGAAGTGGCGTTCTGTTCTCATTATCGCAAGCGTTCACGCTAGCTCCACCATCCGTTAGCAACAAAGCTACCATTTCCACGTGTCCTTGCCAAGCGCTTACATGCAATGATGTCCTACcctgtaaaatacaaatatattaatttctgtagctgcaatttaaaataataatttaaagcttctttttcaaacttaaaattgataattactaACTTCTGAATCTCTACTTTCTACATCGGCGCTCGCATGTTCCAACAGAAACCTCGCCATAGCTAATCTGTTTTCTAATGCAAGTATATATAGAGTGCTCCTTCCGTCAGCATCCTTCGCGTTAACATCAGCATTgcgcgataataatattttcacggTGTCGTAATGTCCCTCTAAGGCTGCTAATctacaaatatgaaaaacaatatatatatatataaaaatattgctgatcttattttatatctcatttcAATCctgtttttatct encodes:
- the LOC126858320 gene encoding excitatory amino acid transporter 3-like translates to MSALIKSTTMNNLMLSLSKHKLIISTMIGVTTGTICGMSLKHYSAKSWSDRDIMYIKFPGEIFLRMVNYLILPLVTSSIISATCNLSKSGPIGLMALYYYLTTTTIGIILCVILVESIRPGDLMRNENITMPTSTKTFMTIDTILDLFRNLFPENIVLACMYQYQTILEKPTNANIVSIEEWSITSEYMAGTNVLGLVFHSLLLGLAIGNIGTKGKPLSDFFSSLADVMMKIMKWITFIAPIGASFLIAGRILEIDDFGNMISHLGFYILTVFIGLILQGFVILPFLHWIITRKSPYKIISKLGPSFATAIGTSSSTATVPYTIRCLEDLGINYKITKFLIPIGAAINMDGIALYETVGAIFIIQLRGLQFSLFKIIVISITCTVSCVGAAGIPSGGYMMLIMVLNSIGVPVEDVTLIIAIDWFVDRFRTTINVIGDALGASIISRFCKEDLENEMYPLKTNVICNISA